The Jaculus jaculus isolate mJacJac1 chromosome 14, mJacJac1.mat.Y.cur, whole genome shotgun sequence nucleotide sequence GAAGGCCCCTCATGCCCTCCGTCTTGCCTCAGACTATGTCCTGGAACCCTGGAGTGGAGAAAGTGCCACTTTCATTCCTGCTTCTTGGGATTGTTGACTGCCATGCAGTGGTAGAGAATGACAAGGAAGAAAAGCAACACAGCCAGCATGTTGGTGAAGATGATGAGCTGAACGTCTATGATCATCCTGACCACCTCCCTTCAATTCTGGAGCTACCTGCGTACAGACGCCAAGTAGCTCATGGCATTTTACACAGGTGCTAGGGATCAACCTCAGGTTCTCattcttgtacagcaagcactcttagctgttgagtcacctccccagtcctCCTCTGCTCCCTTTACATATAAAGAAACCAGGTCTCCCTGGTG carries:
- the LOC101611359 gene encoding dolichyl-diphosphooligosaccharide--protein glycosyltransferase subunit 4-like, giving the protein MIIDVQLIIFTNMLAVLLFFLVILYHCMAVNNPKKQE